One Solanum pennellii chromosome 10, SPENNV200 genomic region harbors:
- the LOC107031842 gene encoding uncharacterized protein LOC107031842, whose product MLLLRNLKPFFRRKSHYSFGILCRATTLPDQITSEFHETCCRRTFWSSTSSCNEMIGLSSSNSQNPYFFHNVAEFCTLLGQEKADELLDNAAASSSDRGKETKYTTREMVDFTQIHINQLPRVLIMGRPNVGKSALFNRLIRRREALVYNTPTDHVTRDIREGVAKLGNLRFKVLDSAGIEAEASSGSVLSRTAEMTGNVLSKTQLALLLVDARDGVLPMDLDVGKWLRKNAPGMKTIVVMNKAESLDDCDGTLASAAGEAYRLGFGDPIALSAETGLGMAELHETLRPLLEEYVLQNNLCADEEVQDNDSSSEDMECKLPLQLAIVGRPNVGKSTLLNTILQEDRVLVGPEAGLTRDSIRAEFQYEGRTIYLVDTAGWLERTKQQEKGPASLSIMQSRKHLMRAHVIVLVLDAEEIASTRRSMKHVEVVIARRAVEEGRGLVVIVNKMDLLRGKENYKLYKSVTEAVPQEIQTVIPQVTGIPVVFVSALEGKSQIAVMNQVIETYEKWCLRLPTARLNRWLCKVMSRHSWKDQAAQPKIKYFTQVKARPPTFIAFMSGKTQLSDTDLRFLTRSLKEDFDLGGIPVRILQRTVEGNSRTSTSSKNKQSANRMMERVVSDKRTILAVENNSTT is encoded by the coding sequence ATGTTATTGCTAAGAAATTTAAAGCCTTTTTTCAGGCGGAAAAGCCACTACAGCTTCGGTATTCTCTGTAGAGCAACTACTTTACCGGACCAAATCACTTCAGAATTCCACGAAACCTGCTGCCGCAGAACTTTTTGGAGCTCTACTTCAAGCTGCAATGAGATGATTGGATTGTCATCAAGTAATTCTCAAAATCCTTATTTCTTTCATAATGTTGCTGAATTCTGCACTTTGTTAGGTCAGGAGAAGGCAGATGAGTTGTTAGATAATGCTGCTGCTAGTAGTAGTGATAGAGGAAAGGAAACGAAATATACTACTagagagatggttgattttacACAGATTCATATTAACCAGCTGCCAAGGGTTTTAATCATGGGACGCCCTAATGTGGGGAAATCAGCATTGTTTAACCGATTGATACGAAGGAGGGAGGCGCTTGTGTACAACACTCCTACTGATCATGTTACTCGGGATATACGAGAAGGTGTTGCGAAATTGGGGAATTTGAGGTTTAAGGTGTTGGATTCTGCTGGTATAGAAGCAGAGGCTTCTTCTGGTTCTGTTCTTAGTAGAACTGCAGAAATGACAGGAAATGTGTTGTCAAAAACTCAATTAGCACTCTTGTTAGTTGATGCAAGAGATGGAGTGTTGCCTATGGATTTGGATGTTGGAAAATGGTTGAGGAAGAATGCACCTGGAATGAAAACTATTGTGGTGATGAATAAAGCTGAATCACTGGATGAttgtgatggtacacttgcatCTGCTGCTGGTGAGGCTTATAGATTAGGATTTGGCGATCCCATTGCTTTATCTGCTGAGACTGGACTTGGAATGGCTGAACTTCATGAGACGCTTAGACCATTACTTGAAGAATATGTGCTCCAAAACAACTTATGTGCTGATGAGGAGGTACAGGATAATGACTCCTCCTCTGAAGATATGGAGTGTAAATTGCCATTGCAGTTGGCAATTGTTGGGCGGCCCAATGTTGGAAAGTCAACCTTGTTGAACACAATCTTGCAAGAAGATCGTGTTTTAGTTGGCCCTGAGGCTGGTTTGACTAGAGATTCCATCCGCGCTGAATTTCAGTACGAAGGAAGAACCATTTATTTGGTTGACACAGCAGGCTGGTTGGAGAGGACAAAACAACAGGAGAAGGGCCCTGCATCTTTAAGTATAATGCAATCAAGGAAACACCTTATGAGAGCACATGTAATTGTTTTGGTCCTCGATGCAGAAGAGATTGCAAGCACTAGGCGAAGCATGAAGCATGTTGAAGTAGTTATAGCAAGGCGAGCGGTTGAGGAAGGACGTGGTCTTGTTGTGATTGTAAATAAGATGGATCTTCTAAGAGGGAAAGAAAATTACAAATTGTACAAGAGCGTAACTGAAGCTGTGCCCCAAGAAATTCAGACTGTTATTCCCCAGGTCACAGGGATACCTGTTGTATTTGTTTCAGCTCTAGAAGGAAAGAGCCAGATAGCTGTAATGAATCAGGTCATTGAAACATATGAAAAGTGGTGTTTGAGATTGCCAACAGCTCGTCTTAACCGCTGGCTATGTAAGGTAATGAGCAGACATTCTTGGAAAGATCAGGCAGCTCAACCCAAGATCAAGTATTTCACTCAGGTGAAAGCTAGACCTCCAACTTTTATTGCATTTATGAGTGGAAAAACCCAGCTCTCAGATACAGATTTGAGGTTCCTAACTAGatctttgaaggaagactttgACTTGGGTGGAATACCAGTCCGTATATTGCAACGAACTGTTGAAGGAAATAGTAGAACCAGTACCAGCAGCAAGAACAAGCAATCAGCTAATAGAATGATGGAAAGGGTTGTTTCAGACAAAAGAACAATCCTTGCTGTAGAAAACAACAGCACCACTTGA
- the LOC107002190 gene encoding enhancer of mRNA-decapping protein 4-like, protein MASAGNPNQSGGTPSDMHTFFKPSTLVSTNPNTQNPINPNLIPSPFPLASASYPPASAGGAGGGTGGSAGGLYYPTQTTPFHLIPQFNHNIPLQYNNHQPQHDGHMHPQRSMSFPAPPLQPPPTPTSPHQFLNPGNNPNPNPGARLMALLSPPSSTHEVLQQPTVQLPPLQPTTSGSELSDFSASPNVAIAHSGSSPLRMPSRKLPKGRHLNGDHVVYDIDDRLPGEVQPQLEVTPITKYGSDPGLVLGRQIAVNKSYICYGLKLGAIRVLNINTALRSLLKGLAQRVTDMAFFAEDVHLLASASVDGRVYIWKITEGPDEEDKPQITGRIVTAIQIVGEGESLHPRVCWHCHKQEILVVGIGRHVLKIDTTKFGKAEVFSADEPLKCPVDRLVDGVQLVGAHDGEVTDLSMCQWMTTRLVSASVDGTIKIWEDWKPQPIAILRPHDGNPIHSATFLTAPDCPHHIILITGGLLNREMKIWVSASESWHCIQTLELKSSAEARAEETFFNQVVALSQAGLLLLANAKKNAIYAVHLEYGLNPMATHMDYIAEFTVTMPILSFTGTSNLLAHGEQIVQVYCVQTQAIQQYALDLSQCLPPPMENGVGFERTESNVSRDAANIEGYVPVDPPGSKQMEFPLTSSAPKTLVNESATEIEATARPLMTDTRTALATSVEFDSSIAESKSSSLPSITTDTDIAPFTSPPPLSPELARKLSGFRSISNSSEHGPSVNDHFGDPKAVEYSVDRQMDAIHPNLTGLTSSDGDPMNNEDEVSGDDGSSGISNTIKFKHPTHLVTPSEILMASSSSEVNHVNEHKSEGQSSIQDVVINKEACNVEAEVKNVGETRFNQKTDVGSQQELHTFVSDNKEKPFCSQASDLGIEIARECRDLSPETYIVEESRHFDGVSGTEQLIQASTAPKEDRDSAKETSGNNLDSNVQVSAHQPPASSAKGKKQKAKNTQGFEPASPSPGSFKSSDSNEGGISSSNNSMEAAVSQILSMREKLNQVLNMQKETQKQMSMMVAAPVTKEGRRLEAALGQSMEKVVKANYDALWARYHEDSAKQEKLLRDRTQQITNLISNCFNKDMPGLIEKIMKKELAAVGQAVTRSIVPIIEKTVLTAISESFQKGVSDKAVNQLEKTVSSKLEASVARQIQAQFQTSGKQALQETLKSTMEGSVIPGFEMSCKAMFEQVDLTFQKGFAEHTGSALQQFESMHSPLVHALRDAINSASSMTQTLSGELADGQKKLLTLAVSGANSKSSNPLVSHMSNGPLLHEKLEAPVDPIKELSRLLAERKYEEAFTTALHRTDVSIVSWLCLQVDLSGILSMNPLPLSQGVLLSLLQQVACDITNETSRKLSWMRDVVSAINPTDPVIVLHVRPIFEQVYQILNHHRTLPTTTPAELSSIRLIMHVINSMLHIPC, encoded by the exons ATGGCTTCCGCCGGAAATCCAAACCAGTCCGGTGGAACACCGTCTGATATGCATACTTTCTTCAAGCCTTCAACTCTGGTTTCAACAAACCCGAATACCCAGAACCCCATTAACCCGAATTTGATACCTTCACCATTTCCGCTTGCTTCAGCCTCTTATCCTCCGGCTAGTGCCGGCGGCGCCGGTGGTGGTACAGGAGGAAGTGCCGGAGGACTTTACTACCCAACCCAGACGACCCCTTTTCACCTTATCCCTCAATTCAATCACAATATTCCTCTACAGTATAACAACCATCAACCTCAACATGATGGACATATGCATCCGCAAAGATCTATGTCTTTCCCTGCTCCACCACTTCAACCACCACCAACCCCTACTAGTCCTCACCAGTTCTTGAATCCTGGAAATAACCCGAATCCTAACCCTGGGGCTCGACTTATGGCTTTGTTAAGTCCGCCATCTTCAACTCATGAAGTTCTTCAGCAACCCACTGTACAACTTCCTCCTTTACAGCCTACAACTTCTGGGTCTGAGCTTTCTGATTTTTCTGCTTCACCGAATGTTGCTATTGCACATTCAGGGAGTAGCCCGTTGCGAATGCCGAGTAGGAAGTTACCTAAAGGGAGACATTTGAATGGGGATCATGTTGTTTATGATATAGATGATAGGTTGCCTGGTGAAGTGCAGCCTCAGCTGGAGGTTACTCCCATTACCAAGTATGGTTCGGATCCGGGACTTGTTTTAGGCAGGCAAATTGCAGTTAACAAAAGCTATATATGTTATGGGCTCAAATTGGGAGCTATTCGTGTGCTTAACATTAACACCGCGTTGAGGTCATTGCTTAAAGGTCTTGCACAG AGGGTCACAGACATGGCTTTCTTTGCTGAGGATGTTCACCTTTTGGCTAG TGCAAGTGTCGATGGGCGTGTTTATATATGGAAAATTACTGAAGGGCCAGATGAGGAAGATAAGCCCCAAATTACAGGGAGGATTGTCACTGCTATTCAAATAGTTGGTGAGGGGGAATCTCTTCATCCCCGAGTTTGTTGGCATTGTCACAAACAA GAAATTCTTGTGGTCGGGATCGGAAGAcatgttttaaaaattgataCCACAAAATTTGGAAAAGCTGAAGTTTTTTCAGCAGATGAACCTCTCAAGTGTCCTGTTGACAGGTTGGTTGATGGGGTACAACTTGTTGGTGCTCATGATGGAGAAGTGACTGATTTGTCAATGTGCCAGTGGATGACCACTCGATTGGTATCTGCATCGGTGGATGGCACG ATAAAGATTTGGGAAGACTGGAAGCCTCAGCCAATTGCAATTCTCAGGCCTCATGATGGTAATCCTATTCATTCAGCCACCTTCCTTACTGCTCCAGACTGCCCACATCACATCATACTCATCACTGGG GGTTTACTTAATCGGGAAATGAAGATATGGGTATCAGCAAGTGAGTCGTGGCACTGTATACAAACTTTGGAATTGAAGAGTTCTGCTGAAGCTCGTGCTGAAGAAACATTTTTTAACCAAGTTGTAGCGTTGTCTCAAGCAGGTCTGCTCTTATTAGCGAATGCGAAAAAGAATGCCATATATGCTGTTCATCTAGAGTATGGCCTGAACCCAATGGCAACCCATATGGATTACATAGCTGAATTTACAGTTACAATGCCAATTTTGAGTTTCACTGGAACAAGTAATTTACTGGCTCATGGTGAACAGATTGTTCAGGTGTACTGTGTACAGACGCAGGCTATTCAGCAGTATGCTTTGGACCTATCCCAATGCTTGCCACCTCCCATGGAGAATGGTGTGGGCTTCGAAAGGACGGAATCTAATGTATCACGTGATGCTGCTAATATTGAAGGATATGTTCCTGTTGATCCTCCTGGTAGTAAACAAATGGAGTTCCCTTTAACTAGTTCTGCACCCAAAACTTTAGTGAATGAGAGTGCCACAGAGATTGAAGCTACAGCTAGACCTCTTATGACTGATACACGCACTGCATTGGCCACCTCTGTGGAATTTGATTCTTCTATTGCGGAATCTAAATCATCTAGTTTACCCAGTATAACTACTGATACTGATATTGCTCCCTTTACATCACCACCACCTTTGAGTCCTGAGTTGGCTAGAAAACTTTCTGGTTTCAGAAGCATATCAAACAGCTCTGAGCATGGTCCCTCTGTCAATGACCATTTTGGGGATCCTAAAGCTGTTGAATATTCAGTTGACAGGCAAATGGATGCCATTCATCCAAACTTGACTGGCCTTACTTCGTCAGATGGTGACCCAATGAACAATGAAGATGAAGTGTCCGGTGATGATGGTTCTTCGggtattagtaatacaattAAATTCAAGCACCCTACTCATCTGGTGACTCCTTCAGAGATACTGATGGCTAGCTCATCTTCTGAGGTAAACCATGTTAATGAACATAAGAGCGAGGGACAATCAAGTATCCAGGATGTTGTAATCAACAAGGAAGCCTGCAATGTGGAAGCGGAGGTTAAGAATGTTGGTGAAACAAGATTCAATCAAAAAACTGATGTTGGCTCTCAACAAGAACTTCATACTTTCGTGTCAGATAACAAGGAGAAACCCTTCTGCTCTCAGGCATCTGACCTTGGAATAGAAATAGCTCGAGAATGTCGTGACTTATCGCCTGAAACTTATATTGTCGAGGAATCTAGGCATTTTGATGGGGTTTCTGGAACTGAGCAGCTGATCCAAGCATCAACTGCCCCTAAAGAAGACCGTGACTCTGCAAAGGAGACCTCTGGAAATAATTTAGACTCAAATGTGCAAGTTTCTGCTCATCAACCTCCAGCTTCTAGTGCCAAAGGGAAAAAGCAAAAGGCAAAGAACACTCAAGGATTTGAACCAGCTTCACCCTCACCTGGTTCTTTCAAGTCATCTGATTCCAATGAGGGTGGTATCAGCTCAAGCAACAACTCTATGGAAGCTGCAGTCTCACAAATTTTGTCTATGCGTGAGAAGCTAAATCAG GTTCTTAATATGCAAAAAGAAACACAAAAGCAGATGAGTATGATGGTTGCTGCTCCAGTTACCAAAGAAGGAAGAAGACTTGAGGCTGCCTTGGGACAGAGCATGGAGAAGGTTGTCAAGGCCAATTATGATGCTTTATGGGCCCGTTACCACGAAGATAGTGCTAAACAAGAGAAATTACTTCGTGATCGTACTCAACAAATAACCAATTTGATATCTAACTGCTTTAACAAGGACATGCCAGGgctaattgaaaaaataatgaagaaagaacTGGCAGCTGTTGGACAAGCCGTCACACGCAGTATTGTCCCTATCATTGAGAAAACTGTATTAACTGCTATTTCAGAATCCTTCCAG AAAGGAGTTAGTGACAAGGCAGTAAACCAACTGGAGAAAACAGTTAGCTCTAAACTTGAAGCTTCTGTTGCTAGGCAAATTCAAGCACAATTCCAGACCTCTGGCAAGCAAGCTCTTCAG GAAACTTTGAAATCTACAATGGAAGGTTCGGTGATCCCCGGCTTTGAGATGTCATGCAAGGCAATGTTTGAGCAAGTAGATTTGACGTTTCAGAAAGGATTTGCTGAACACACTGGTTCCGCTCTACAGCAATTTGAGTCCATGCATTCACCATTAGTACATGCTTTAAGG GATGCCATTAATTCCGCATCATCGATGACTCAAACATTGAGTGGAGAGCTAGCTGATGGTCAAAAGAAGTTGCTTACACTTGCAGTTTCTGGAGCTAATTCCAAGTCATCGAATCCACTGGTTAGCCACATGAGTAATGGACCATTACTGCATGAGAAG CTTGAGGCTCCTGTTGATCCAATCAAAGAGTTATCTAGATTGTTGGCGGAGCGCAAGTACGAGGAGGCATTCACTACAGCCTTGCACAGAACTGATGTGTCTATTGTATCGTGGTTATGTTTGCAG GTTGATCTGTCGGGTATCTTGTCAATGAATCCTCTCCCGTTGAGTCAAGGTGTACTTCTTTCACTTCTTCAGCAGGTGGCGTGTGACATTACCAATGAGACATCTCGAAAATTATCCTGGATGAGGGATGTGGTATCAGCCATAAATCCAACTGACCCGGTGATTGTACTGCACGTGCGGCCTATTTTCGAGCAAGTATA